The sequence TTGGACGAGAAATTCCGATCATATCACATTCTTGAAAAGCATCATAACCGATTAATGAAGAAGCGACTTGTCCTGAAATAACAACCATTGGAATAGAATCCATGTATGCTGTTGCAATACCAGTAATAGCATTAGTTGCACCGGGTCCAGAAGTAACTAATACTACTCCAGTTTTTCCAGTAGAACGAGAATAACCGTCAGCCATGTGAGTTGCAGCCTGTTCGTGTCTCACTAGAATATGTTCGATTCCACCAACGGTTTTTAGAGCATCATAAATATCTAGTACAGCACCACCAGGATAACCAAATATATGCTGTATTCCCTGATCAATTAATGATCGAACGACCATTTCGGCTCCTGATAATATTTCCATTTTTTTCCTCCAGGATACTAATTTATTAGGTTGTATTTCCTAGATCTCTATCTATCAGTTTATCCTGTAGTTCATCTAGATAAAATTAGCACTATTTAGTTTAAAAGATTATAAAAAATTCAAAAAATTTATTTTTAATGTTATGTTTTATTTAAGAAGTCATTTTAAATGATGTCATGTTTTATTACTATTAAATGAAAAATTAATTTTGATTTTTATTATTGCAAATATATCAGATATTATCAATTAATAGAAAGTATTAAGTATTATTTAATGTAATTTAGTTTTTATATGTTGAATGATTGGAATATTTTTTTCAACTAAAAATCTTTTAAATTTAGGTGAGATCCATGTTGAAAAAACATTTTTTTTTTGAGTAATAAGACATACCGCTAATTTCTCTTTTAATGCTAACTTTTGAGCTTTTCTAAAACCTAGTATTAATAATCCTGTATCCCAAGCGTCTGATTCTAAAGCTGTTGAGGAAATTACACTAACTGAAACTAAATTATGATGTATAGGTTTGCCGCTATGAGGATCAATTAAGTGCGAAATATGTTTTCCTTCAAGAGAATAATAATTACGATAACTGCCTGCTGTACTGATTGCATTATTCTTTAAATATACAAGTAAGTGTATTGATTTTCTTCTATCAACAGGTTTTTGAATTGCGATAATTTTATCTTTTCTTGTATTTTTTTCTACTTTGACTAATACAGCTCCTCCTACTGAGATAGTATAATTTTTTATTTTTTTTTTGTAAGTATACGTGACAAATGATCTACAGCAAAGCCTTCACCAAGAGTGGAAAGATTAATTTCTATCCCATCTATATCTTTTTCTAGAAACATCCCAAAAGAATTTTTAATAAGTTTTAAATGTTGACTTCCGGAAAGGAAAATTTTTTCTTTTATTTTTTTTTTAGAAGGATAATGAGTGAGTTTTTCTTTAGTGCCAAATCCCCACATATTAATTAATCGACTAATTGTAATATCTAATTTCCCATTAGTTTTTCGATTAATTTTTAGGGCGGTTGAAATAATTTTAAAAAAATCTTGATTGATTATTTGACGCTGATGTTTTTTTAGTCTATTAAATTGAGATACAAGAGAATTTTTCTTCCAAGAAGAAAGCATTTTTTCATCTTCATCTAAATTTTGTTGTATTAAATTTTTTATGTATTTTTTATTTTTTAAATTAGGGATCTTGACTTGCCAATATGTACCCATAGTTTTTCCTGTTAATGTTGCAATATTTTGTTTTTCTCTATCTAAATATCTATTATAAAAATTAACGACTATAAATATAAAAAAAATAAAAACACTGTAAATAATTTTTAAGAACATAAATAATATTATTCTCCTAATTAACAAAAATAAATTTTATCTGATAAATAAAAAAATAAAGTTATAGATTTTTTTGAGTTTTCAAATATAAATATTTATTATTTTGTAGTTTGTTTTCTAATTTTCAATCTTTTTAAAAATTTTATATAGATATTAACCAGAAATGGAGTTAAATATCGATGGAGTGTATAATAAACATTTATTCTATTGTGTAATGCATTATAATAATATCTTTGTTTACAGATTAGATTGTAATTATGAGAAAGAAATAATGAAAAAATCAGCTATAATATTAAGTAAAATAATACTGATTTTGACGCTATTACTAAGTTTTGGAATGTCTTGGAATAATGTTTTCTCTAACACAAAAAATAGTATTGTTTCCAGAGAAATTTCTCCTAGTTTAGCGCCAATGTTAGAAAAAGTTATGCCTTCAGTAATTAGTATTAATATTGAAGGAAGTGCAATTACACGTACTTCTCGTTTACCTCATCAATTTCAACCATTTTTTGGTGATAATTCCCCTTTTTGTCAAGGAAATTCACCATTTCGACACTCACCTTTTTGTCATATTAATCCTGACTCTGATGATAAAAAAGAAAAATTTCGGGCATTAGGTTCAGGTGTTATTATTAATGCTGACAAAGGATATGCAGTAACAAATAATCATGTTGTTGAAAATGCAAATAAAATTCAGGTTCAACTAAGTGATGGACGTCGATATGAAGCACGAGTAATTGGGAAAGACTCTCGTTCTGATATTGCTTTAATACAATTAAAAAATGCAAATAATTTAAGTGAGATAAAAATTGCTGATTCCGATAATTTAAGAGTAGGAGACTATACTGTAGCTATTGGAAATCCATATGGTCTTGGAGAAACTGTAACCTCAGGTATTATTTCTGCTCTAGGACGAAGTGGTTTAAATATTGAGCATTATGAAAATTTTATTCAAACTGATGCGGCAATTAATAGAGGAAATTCTGGTGGAGCCTTAGTTAATTTAAAGGGTGAGCTAATAGGTATTAATACTGCTATTTTAGCTCCAGATGGCGGAAATATTGGAATAGGATTCGCTATTCCTTGCAATATGGTAAAAAATTTAACAGCACAAATGGTTCAATTTGGACAGGTAAGACGAGGAGAATTAGGTATAATGGGCATGGAACTTAATTCAGATTTAGCACAAATTATGAAAATAAATTCACAAAAAGGAGCATTTGTTAGTCGAGTTTTACCTAATTCTTCTGCATTTGAAGCAGGTATTAAAGCTGGTGACATTATAATTTCTTTAAATAGAAAACCAATTTCTAGTTTTTCATCATTACGTGCTGAAATAGGATCTTTGCCAGTTGCAACTAAAATGGAATTAGGAGTATTTCGCGAGGGAAGAATTAAAAATATTACTGTAGAATTAAAACATTCCGTAAAACACAATTTAAATTCAGAAAATGATTATATAGGAATTGAAGGTGTAGATTTAAGTGATTATATATTTAATGAACAAAAAGTTATAAAAGTAGATAATGTAAAACCACATACTCCTGCATCAAAAATTGGTTTTAAAAAAGATGATATTATTCTTAACGTAAATCAGAAATTAATAAGTAATGTGGACGAATTAAAGAAATTTTTACATAGCAAACCTAAAATTTTAGTTTTTAATATAAAAAGAGGAAATGATACTATATATTTAGTAAGCGAATAATAATTTTATAGTTCCGCCCGAACAAATACGGGCGGCTTTTTTCTTATTTTATATTTCGTAATAATTGATTAATTTCTGTTTTTCCTAATGTTTTTGCATCTACTTTTTTTACAATAATAGCAGCATAAAGGTTGTAATTTCTATTTTCGGATGGCAAAGTTCCAGAAACTACTACAGAATGGGCAGGTACTCTTCCGTAAAAAATTTTTCCGTTCTCTCTGTCATAAATTTTTGTGCTTTGCCCAATAAAAACGCCCATAGAAATCACACATCCTTTTTCTATAACAACTCCTTCTACAATTTCAGAACGGGCACCAATAAAACAATTATCTTCAATAATTGTAGGATTATTTTGAAGAGGTTCTAGAACGCCACCTATACCTACACCTCCAGATATATGCACATTTTTACCTATTTGAGCACAAGATCCTATGGTAGCCCAAGTATCTATCATAGTACCTTGATCAATATATGCACCTATATTTATATAAGAAGGCATAATTATTGTATTATAATTAATGAATGCACCATATCTTATTGTTGCTGGTGGTACTATTCTGACTTTTTCTTTTTTAAATTGTTTTTCATTATATTTTTCATATTTTAATGGAACTTTATCATAGTAACTAGTGTAACTACCTTCTATAAATTTATTTTCTTTAATATATATATATAATAGAACTGCTTTTTTTAACCATTCGTGTGTAATCCAAGTATTATCTTTTTTTTCTGAAATTCTAATTATGCCATTATTTAATAATTTAATAACACGAAAAATAGTTTGTAAGATTTCATAATCAAGGTTATTTAGGTTAATTTTATTTTTATTTTCATAAGTTTCTTCAATTATTTTTTTAAGTTCTTTCATATTTTAATGTGACCTAATTTATTATTAATGAATAAGAAAAATTGTTAAATTATCAATAATTTAATTTATATTAACTAATTTTTGAGAAATATCTTCATCCTTTTGCCATGTTAAAATATCACATCCATATTCCGTTACTAATACAGTATGTTCATATTGAGCTGATAAAGAACGATCTTTAGTTTTCACAGTCCATCCATCTTTCATACATTTTACTTCTGGATTTCCAGAATTAATCATTGGTTCAATAGTAAAAATCATTCCTTTCTTTAGAATAATATTGTTTTTTTTATTTTTATAATGTAATACATGAGGTTCTTCGTGGAAATTACGTCCAATTCCATGTCCACAATATTCTTTTACAACAGAAAAATTGTTGCTTTCAACATAATTTTGAATAATTTCGCCAATTTTATATAACGGTATACCTGGTTTTACTAGTTTTAAAGACAGATATAAGCTTTCTCGAGCAACTTGACATAAACGTTTAGATAAAATACTAGTTTTTCCTATATAAAACATTTTTGAAGTATCACCATGATAACCATCTTTAATGATCGCAATATCTATATTAACTATATCTCCTTCTTTAAATACTTGATTTTTACTTGGAATACCATGACATACTACATCATTAATGGAAATGCAGATTGATTTTGGAAATCCATGATATCCTAAACATGCCGAAATAGCTTTTTTTTTATAAACAATATAATCATGACAAATTTGGTTGATATCTTCTGTACTAATTTTTGGCTGAAGATGTTCTTTTATCATTTCTAATACTTCAGCCGCTAATTTTCCAGATATGCGCATTTTTTTAATTTCTGATTCTGTTTTAATTATGCAACTCATAATATTTAGCCGTTTTTTTATATCAATTTCTCAGATTTAAGATATATTTAAATTATACTGTAAAAATATATATATTTTAAAAAAATTAATTATAAATTATATGAAACATCAATAATTATTGGTTTTATTAGCATAAAAAATGATATAAATTACTTTATATGGTATATCAATTAAAATTAAAAATTAATATATTAATCTTTATTTTTTATTTAAGATAATATTTACAAAAAATTTCATATTTTAAAAAATTTTAGAGGTAATCATGGAAATTGTATCAATGCGCGAGATGTTAAAAGCAGGAGTTCATTTCGGTCACCAAACACGTTATTGGAATCCGAAAATGAAACCTTTTATTTTTGGTATTCGTAATAGAGTACATATTATTAATTTAGAAAAGACCCTACCAATGTTTCATTTCGCTCTATCAGAATTAAAAAAAATTGCTTTGAAGAAAGGTAGAATATTGTTTGTAGGTACTAAGAAAGCTGCAAGCAAAGGAATAAAAGAAGTCGCTATTAATTGCGAACAATTTTATGTAAATCATCGTTGGCTAGGTGGTATGTTAACAAATTGGAAAACTGTTCGACAATCTATAAAACGTTTAAAAGATCTAGAAATAGAATCTAAAGATGGTACTTTTTCTAAATTGACTAAAAAAGAAGCTTTAATAAGATCAAGAGAATTATTTAAATTAGAAAATAGTTTAGGAGGTATTAAAAATATGGGAGGATTGCCCGATTGCTTATTTGTTATTGATGCTGCACATGAAAATATTGCAATAACAGAAGCTAATAACTTAGGTATTCCTGTATTTTCTATAGTTGATACTAATTCTAATCCTGATGGTGTAGATTACATCATACCTGGTAATGATGATGCCATTAGATCTGTGAATCTTTATTTAAAATCTATAATGCTTACAATTTCTAAAATAAATAATCAAAATTCGTTAGATAAAGTTTTTATTGATACTAAAAACAGTACTAATATTGAATAGAAAATATTTATTAATATTTTAAATATTAATTTAATAAAGTCATAATAAACTATTTATAAAAAAGGAAACTAATATAGTGAAAACCAATGTTGATACTGGTCTTATTAAAGAACTAAGGTCTCGTACAGGAGCGGGTTTTTTAGCATGTAAACGAGCGTTATTAGAAGAAAATGGAGATATCGAATCGGCAATTGATAATTTACGAAAATCAGGAAAATTAACTGCTGAAAAAAAAATTAATAATATTACCAATCAAGGTGCGATTTTTTCTAAGATTAAAAATAACATTGGCGTCATGCTTGAGTTAAATTGTGAAACTGATTTTGTGTCTAAAGACAACTTGTTTATTTGTCTAGGCGAAGATATTCTAGTAGAAGCATTAGAAAAAAGAATAAAAGATATCAATCAATTAAAAGTTATTTTTGAATCAAGAAGAACGGAGTTGGTATCAAAAGTAGGCGAGAACATTAATATCCGTCGTTTTCATTTAATAGAAGGTGAAAATATTTTTTCCTATCTTCATGGGGTTCGTATTGGAGTTTTAGTTAGTTCTAGTTCGCTAAATAAAACAATATTAAAAAATATTGCAATGCATATAGCTGCAAGCAAACCAGAATATTTACATCCAAAAAATGTATCTAGTGAGGTTTTTCAACGGGAATATCAAATTCAACTAGAATTAGCTAAGAATTTAAATAAGCCTTCAAATTTATTGAAAAAAATTATAGACGGGAGAATGGAAAAATTCGTTAACAATATCTCTTTAACTAGTCAGAGCTTTATTATGAACCCTATAAAAACAGTAGGAGATATTTTAAATGAAAATCATGCACATATTGAATCATTTATTAGATTTGAATTAGGTGAATTAGTATCTAAATAAAATATAGATTTAAAAACATATTAATATAAAATATATTTAGGTTGAGAAATATGTCTACTGATAAGAAATTCATATACCGACGTATTTTATTAAAGATAAGTGGAGAGGTATTACAAGGAGTTAATAAATTTGGTATTGATATAAATTCTTTAAAAAGAATAGCAAAAGAAATTGAATTTATAGTAAAAATTGGTGTACAAGTCGGTTTAGTTATCGGAAGTGGTAATTTATTTCGTGGTGCAAAATTATCTAAATTAGGTCTTAATCGAGTAGCTTCAGATCATATAGGTATATTATCAACAGTTATTAATAGTTTAGCCATGAGAGATACAATTAATTCCATCTCTTCTATTAAAACTTGTCTAATGTCTGCAATACCATTAAATGGTATTTGTGAAATATACAATTATGAAAAAGCAATGAATTTATTATCTAATCATGTTGTTGTAATTTTTTCAGCTGGAACAGGAAACCCTTTTTTTACAACGGATTCAGCGGCTTGTTTGCGTGGTATTGAGACAGAATCTGATATTATTTTAAAAGGAACCAAAGTTGATGGGGTATATTCAAAAGATCCAAATAAAGATTCTCATGCTTTTCTATATAGAAGACTGACATACAAAGATGTCTTAAAAAAAGAGCTAAAAATTATGGATTTAGCCGCTTTTACACTTGCTAGAGACTATCATATGCCAATTCGAGTTTTTAATATACATACTCCCGGTTCTTTATATCGCATCATCATGGGAGATGATGAAGGTACTCTTATTACGAGATAAATTTTGAAAAAAATTTAGAAAAATTCATTTTAAAATAAAACATTTTATTAGATTAAAAAAAATATTATATAGGTAATCATGTGATTAATCAGATTGATATAAAAACTCGTGAACGAATGGAAGCATGTATTCAAACGTTTCATAATAATATTACCAATATTAAAACGGGCAGAGCATCACCGACATTGCTTCATAATATTTATATTGAATATTTTGGATCTAAAACTCCTTTACGTCAAGTGTCTAATATAATAGTTGAAGATTCTCATACTCTTAAAATCAATGTTTTTGATGATTCGATTACATCTTTAATTAGAAAATCTATTTTAAATTCAAATCTTGATTTGAATCCAGTTTTACAAGGGAAAGATATAATTATTCCGATTCCTAGACTAACAGAAGAAAGAAGAAAACAATTAATTAAAGTAATCCGTGGTGATGCTGAAAGTAGTCGCATTCAGATTCGCAACATTCGCAGAGACGCAAATGATAAAGTTAAGAGATTACTTAAAGATAAAATTATTAGTGAAGATAATGAGCATACTTCACAATCAAAAATACAAATAATGACAAATGAATATATTAAAAAAATAGACTGTATTTTAGAAAAAAAAGAAAAAGAACTTATGAAATTTTAATATTTGATACTTAAAATATACATATTTGATATAATAAAACATACATTAAAAAATTATTAATTTTTTATAATTAAGAATATTTATGAAGAAAATCACTATTTTAGGATCTACTGGTTCCATTGGTATTAACGCGCTATCTATTATTCAAAAAAATCCAGATTTATTTAAGGTAATTGCTTTAGTAGCTAATAAAAATTTTTCTATTATGTTACGTCAATGTGAGTTATTTTCTCCTGATTGGGTGGCTATGAGAGACGAGAAATCTGCTCATATATTAAGAAAAAAATTAAAACATAGTAAAATCAATACTCAAGTTCTTACTGGAGAAAAAGATATTTGTGCGTTAGCTGCATTAGAAGAAACAGATCACGTTATATCTGCAATTGTTGGAATGGCTGGTTTGTTACCGACGTTATCTGCAATACATGCTGGCAAAACAATATTATTAGCTAATAAAGAATCTTTAATTACAAGTGGTTATTTTTTTATGAAAGCACTTTCTTCAAGTGGCGCGAAAATTATTCCTATTGATAGCGAACATAATGCTATTTTTCAAGTGTTACCTTTAGAAATTCAAAAAAACTTAGGTAAAACTACTCTAGAGAAAAATAGTATCAAGCATCTTGTTTTAACTGGTTCTGGAGGTCCGTTTTATAAATTTTCTTCATCTGATTTATCTAATGTGACTCCAGATCAAGCTTGTTCTCATCCCAATTGGTTGATGGGAAAAAAAATTTCTGTAGATTCAGCTACTATGATGAATAAAGGTTTAGAATATGCTGAAGCAAGATGGTTATTTAATGCTTTGGAATCAGAAATTAAAATTTTAATTCATCCTGAATCAATTATTCATTCTATGGTGCAGTATTATGATGGTTCTTTATTAGCACAATTATCAGTACCTGATATAAGAACATCTATTTCATATGCAATGTCTTGGCCTGACCGTATTTGCACAGAAGTTGATTATTTAAATTTTTATAAAATAAATAATCTAACTTTTTTCGAACCTGATTTTACTCAGTTTCCATGTCTAAAGTTAGCTATTGATGCTTTTTCTCAAGGGCAGGCTTCTATGACAGTTTTGAATGCCGCTAATGAAATTGCCGTGTCATCTTTTCTCGATTCTAAAATTTCTTTTACTAAAATTTATGAAATAAATATGGAAATATTAATGTCTTCCTGTTTTTCCGAACCAAAGTGTATTCAAGACATTCTAGAAATTGACAGAAAAGTAAGAATATTAGCAAAAAATAAAGTATCATCTTTAATTTTTTAAACGTACATTATGTTAATGTACTAATTCATCAATTATTTAATTCAAAACTTTTTTTAATAAAATTTTGTTTTTGAGAGAAACATATACGTACTATGCAGTATAAATATTTATTAGAATACAACAAAAAAAATCATGAATGTAATCCTTGTCATGTAGCAATTATTATGGATGGAAATGGGCGATGGGCTACTAGACAAGGAAAAATTCGTATTATGGGTCATAAAGAAGGTTTTAGAGCAGTAAAAGAAGCAATCAAATTTTCTATTGCAAATAATTTAAAAATATTAACTTTATATGCTTTTAGTAGTGAAAACTGGAATCGTCCATTATTTGAAATTAAAGCACTAATGGAATTATTTTTATTTGCGTTAGATACTGAAATTAAAAATTTAAAAAAACATAATATCAGATTTAAAGTTATTGGTGATATAACATGTTTCGATAAAAAATTACAAAATAGTATTCATTATGCAGAACAAATTACTTTTGACAATACCGGTTTAATTTTAAATATAGCAGCAAATTATGGTGGAAGATGGGACATAATTGAAAGCGTTAAAAAAATTATTAATCGAGTGCAGAGAGGAATCTTAGATGTAAATAAAATTCACGAAAATACTATTTCTCAATATTTATCTACTAGTGAACTTCTTCCAGTAGATTTAGTTATTAGAACAGGAGGAGAAAAAAGAATCAGTAATTTTTTATTATGGCAAATAGCTTATTCTGAACTATATTTTACTGATGTTTTATGGCCTGATTTTAATTGTCATATTTTTCAACATGCTATAGATTCTTTTGTATCTCGTGAACGTCGTTTCGGAGGATTTAAAAAAAATAAAAAATAGAAAATTTTATACCATGAATATTTTTATATAAATAAAATTTAAATGTATATCAAATA is a genomic window of Buchnera aphidicola str. APS (Acyrthosiphon pisum) containing:
- the tsf gene encoding translation elongation factor Ts, which codes for MKTNVDTGLIKELRSRTGAGFLACKRALLEENGDIESAIDNLRKSGKLTAEKKINNITNQGAIFSKIKNNIGVMLELNCETDFVSKDNLFICLGEDILVEALEKRIKDINQLKVIFESRRTELVSKVGENINIRRFHLIEGENIFSYLHGVRIGVLVSSSSLNKTILKNIAMHIAASKPEYLHPKNVSSEVFQREYQIQLELAKNLNKPSNLLKKIIDGRMEKFVNNISLTSQSFIMNPIKTVGDILNENHAHIESFIRFELGELVSK
- the dapD gene encoding 2,3,4,5-tetrahydropyridine-2,6-dicarboxylate N-succinyltransferase: MKELKKIIEETYENKNKINLNNLDYEILQTIFRVIKLLNNGIIRISEKKDNTWITHEWLKKAVLLYIYIKENKFIEGSYTSYYDKVPLKYEKYNEKQFKKEKVRIVPPATIRYGAFINYNTIIMPSYINIGAYIDQGTMIDTWATIGSCAQIGKNVHISGGVGIGGVLEPLQNNPTIIEDNCFIGARSEIVEGVVIEKGCVISMGVFIGQSTKIYDRENGKIFYGRVPAHSVVVSGTLPSENRNYNLYAAIIVKKVDAKTLGKTEINQLLRNIK
- the map gene encoding type I methionyl aminopeptidase, giving the protein MSCIIKTESEIKKMRISGKLAAEVLEMIKEHLQPKISTEDINQICHDYIVYKKKAISACLGYHGFPKSICISINDVVCHGIPSKNQVFKEGDIVNIDIAIIKDGYHGDTSKMFYIGKTSILSKRLCQVARESLYLSLKLVKPGIPLYKIGEIIQNYVESNNFSVVKEYCGHGIGRNFHEEPHVLHYKNKKNNIILKKGMIFTIEPMINSGNPEVKCMKDGWTVKTKDRSLSAQYEHTVLVTEYGCDILTWQKDEDISQKLVNIN
- the uppS gene encoding polyprenyl diphosphate synthase, translated to MQYKYLLEYNKKNHECNPCHVAIIMDGNGRWATRQGKIRIMGHKEGFRAVKEAIKFSIANNLKILTLYAFSSENWNRPLFEIKALMELFLFALDTEIKNLKKHNIRFKVIGDITCFDKKLQNSIHYAEQITFDNTGLILNIAANYGGRWDIIESVKKIINRVQRGILDVNKIHENTISQYLSTSELLPVDLVIRTGGEKRISNFLLWQIAYSELYFTDVLWPDFNCHIFQHAIDSFVSRERRFGGFKKNKK
- the degP gene encoding serine endoprotease DegP, coding for MKKSAIILSKIILILTLLLSFGMSWNNVFSNTKNSIVSREISPSLAPMLEKVMPSVISINIEGSAITRTSRLPHQFQPFFGDNSPFCQGNSPFRHSPFCHINPDSDDKKEKFRALGSGVIINADKGYAVTNNHVVENANKIQVQLSDGRRYEARVIGKDSRSDIALIQLKNANNLSEIKIADSDNLRVGDYTVAIGNPYGLGETVTSGIISALGRSGLNIEHYENFIQTDAAINRGNSGGALVNLKGELIGINTAILAPDGGNIGIGFAIPCNMVKNLTAQMVQFGQVRRGELGIMGMELNSDLAQIMKINSQKGAFVSRVLPNSSAFEAGIKAGDIIISLNRKPISSFSSLRAEIGSLPVATKMELGVFREGRIKNITVELKHSVKHNLNSENDYIGIEGVDLSDYIFNEQKVIKVDNVKPHTPASKIGFKKDDIILNVNQKLISNVDELKKFLHSKPKILVFNIKRGNDTIYLVSE
- the pyrH gene encoding UMP kinase; its protein translation is MSTDKKFIYRRILLKISGEVLQGVNKFGIDINSLKRIAKEIEFIVKIGVQVGLVIGSGNLFRGAKLSKLGLNRVASDHIGILSTVINSLAMRDTINSISSIKTCLMSAIPLNGICEIYNYEKAMNLLSNHVVVIFSAGTGNPFFTTDSAACLRGIETESDIILKGTKVDGVYSKDPNKDSHAFLYRRLTYKDVLKKELKIMDLAAFTLARDYHMPIRVFNIHTPGSLYRIIMGDDEGTLITR
- the ispC gene encoding 1-deoxy-D-xylulose-5-phosphate reductoisomerase, which gives rise to MKKITILGSTGSIGINALSIIQKNPDLFKVIALVANKNFSIMLRQCELFSPDWVAMRDEKSAHILRKKLKHSKINTQVLTGEKDICALAALEETDHVISAIVGMAGLLPTLSAIHAGKTILLANKESLITSGYFFMKALSSSGAKIIPIDSEHNAIFQVLPLEIQKNLGKTTLEKNSIKHLVLTGSGGPFYKFSSSDLSNVTPDQACSHPNWLMGKKISVDSATMMNKGLEYAEARWLFNALESEIKILIHPESIIHSMVQYYDGSLLAQLSVPDIRTSISYAMSWPDRICTEVDYLNFYKINNLTFFEPDFTQFPCLKLAIDAFSQGQASMTVLNAANEIAVSSFLDSKISFTKIYEINMEILMSSCFSEPKCIQDILEIDRKVRILAKNKVSSLIF
- the frr gene encoding ribosome recycling factor encodes the protein MINQIDIKTRERMEACIQTFHNNITNIKTGRASPTLLHNIYIEYFGSKTPLRQVSNIIVEDSHTLKINVFDDSITSLIRKSILNSNLDLNPVLQGKDIIIPIPRLTEERRKQLIKVIRGDAESSRIQIRNIRRDANDKVKRLLKDKIISEDNEHTSQSKIQIMTNEYIKKIDCILEKKEKELMKF
- the rpsB gene encoding 30S ribosomal protein S2, coding for MEIVSMREMLKAGVHFGHQTRYWNPKMKPFIFGIRNRVHIINLEKTLPMFHFALSELKKIALKKGRILFVGTKKAASKGIKEVAINCEQFYVNHRWLGGMLTNWKTVRQSIKRLKDLEIESKDGTFSKLTKKEALIRSRELFKLENSLGGIKNMGGLPDCLFVIDAAHENIAITEANNLGIPVFSIVDTNSNPDGVDYIIPGNDDAIRSVNLYLKSIMLTISKINNQNSLDKVFIDTKNSTNIE